From a region of the Micromonospora tarapacensis genome:
- a CDS encoding cutinase family protein has product MYVLWARGSGQTLGDVEAARFKEHVYYALGTGGVGPYDWAELGNLDNNRGQGEQPDDPNEFPAVPVPWSLVTGQYYASVTTGTNELIAHLNDRYAGDGPTGGGSCSNETLVMGGYSQGAHAIGDALERTGYGSLSQAARDHIGYVALYGDPTSNRLSSPCPLSMRANAPCGQGNNAGALYGRGVVFPVAWAGSWCDQFDGVCNRASQFGYNGTLEGNHTSAYRDWWIWQSAAEIAHAARIKRCSFNPCTSNQVYITSTAAINGKTTIGFGNWTEQVGPGNANKIAAGGSNQLFIRGDAAVFGRSGIGTTWIQQVGPGNANAIAVSSTGVVMFIRGDAAIFAKQGVGSTVWTEEVGPGNAAAIAVGGNTQMFIRGDGAIFAKDTIGANGWTQEVGPGNATKIAVSSTGVQMFIRGDGAVFAKRGIGNGGWVQEVGPGNATAIAVGGETQMFIRGDGAVFAKNWIGDGGWVQQTSPGNAQAIAVCDDGTQMFLRGDGMVFAKRGIAANWTEETSAGSANAIACG; this is encoded by the coding sequence GTGTATGTGCTCTGGGCGAGAGGCTCGGGCCAGACGCTTGGTGATGTCGAAGCGGCGCGGTTCAAGGAGCATGTCTACTACGCTCTTGGAACTGGCGGGGTTGGTCCGTATGACTGGGCCGAACTCGGCAATCTGGACAACAACAGGGGTCAGGGCGAGCAGCCTGACGACCCGAACGAATTCCCCGCCGTCCCCGTCCCCTGGTCGCTCGTAACCGGCCAGTATTACGCCAGCGTCACCACTGGTACGAACGAGCTGATCGCTCACCTGAACGACCGGTACGCGGGCGACGGCCCCACTGGTGGTGGTAGCTGTTCCAACGAGACCCTCGTTATGGGCGGCTACTCGCAAGGTGCGCATGCAATTGGCGATGCCCTGGAACGAACTGGCTACGGCTCACTCAGCCAAGCCGCGAGGGACCACATCGGTTACGTCGCTCTTTACGGTGACCCCACGTCAAATCGGCTGTCGAGTCCGTGCCCGCTTTCAATGAGAGCGAACGCGCCCTGCGGCCAGGGAAACAATGCTGGCGCCCTGTACGGGCGGGGTGTTGTCTTTCCGGTTGCCTGGGCGGGGAGCTGGTGCGACCAATTCGACGGTGTTTGCAACCGGGCAAGCCAGTTCGGGTACAACGGGACTCTCGAAGGCAACCACACGTCAGCCTACCGCGACTGGTGGATCTGGCAGTCTGCGGCCGAAATCGCCCATGCCGCGCGTATCAAACGGTGCAGCTTCAACCCCTGCACTTCCAACCAGGTGTACATCACCAGCACCGCCGCCATCAACGGCAAAACAACTATCGGCTTCGGCAACTGGACGGAGCAGGTCGGGCCGGGGAACGCAAACAAGATCGCGGCGGGCGGCTCCAACCAGCTCTTCATCCGGGGCGACGCAGCGGTGTTCGGCCGCAGCGGCATCGGCACTACCTGGATTCAGCAGGTGGGGCCGGGAAACGCAAACGCCATCGCCGTGAGTTCAACAGGCGTCGTGATGTTCATACGGGGCGACGCGGCGATCTTCGCCAAGCAAGGCGTTGGCAGCACCGTCTGGACGGAAGAAGTTGGCCCCGGTAACGCAGCCGCCATCGCAGTCGGCGGTAACACCCAGATGTTCATTCGGGGTGATGGGGCGATCTTTGCCAAGGACACCATCGGCGCAAACGGCTGGACTCAAGAAGTGGGTCCGGGGAACGCCACAAAGATCGCTGTCAGCTCGACCGGCGTACAAATGTTCATTCGTGGCGACGGCGCCGTCTTCGCCAAGCGCGGTATCGGCAATGGCGGTTGGGTTCAGGAAGTTGGACCCGGCAACGCCACAGCGATTGCTGTGGGCGGCGAGACCCAGATGTTCATCCGGGGTGATGGCGCTGTGTTCGCCAAAAACTGGATCGGTGACGGCGGCTGGGTGCAACAGACCAGTCCGGGCAACGCCCAGGCTATCGCCGTCTGCGACGACGGGACGCAGATGTTCCTACGCGGCGACGGAATGGTGTTCGCCAAGCGGGGGATTGCGGCCAACTGGACCGAGGAGACGAGCGCCGGTTCGGCCAACGCCATCGCTTGCGGGTAG
- a CDS encoding helix-turn-helix domain-containing protein, translating into MTAPVKQAREALGVRLREIRKDAGLTGRALADHCRWHYTKISKLEHGTQTPSEADMRAWCQACGAEDQIPDLVATVRAIESMYIEWQRQLRAGLKQTHVSSVPMYERTKLFRGYENTVIPGLFHTAEYAAAIFEFWADFLDLPNDTEAAVAARMERQKVLYTGDRRFVFVLEEQTLRTRVGGTDVMLGQLDRVLAVMSLPRVSLGIIPAAGERKCLAQGSFWIFDERMVQIETMSAGLEVTQPREIAVYSRAFALLQASAVVGKPAREIISRAIAELQER; encoded by the coding sequence TTGACCGCCCCCGTCAAGCAAGCGCGCGAAGCTCTGGGCGTCCGCCTCCGTGAGATCAGGAAAGATGCCGGTCTCACGGGGCGGGCTCTCGCTGACCACTGCCGCTGGCACTACACAAAGATCAGCAAGCTCGAACACGGCACCCAGACGCCGAGCGAGGCGGACATGCGCGCCTGGTGCCAAGCCTGCGGCGCGGAGGACCAGATACCCGACCTCGTGGCGACGGTGCGCGCCATCGAGTCGATGTACATCGAGTGGCAGCGCCAACTTCGGGCGGGTTTGAAGCAAACGCACGTCTCGTCCGTCCCGATGTACGAGCGCACCAAGCTCTTCCGTGGCTACGAGAACACCGTCATACCCGGCCTGTTCCACACGGCCGAGTATGCCGCTGCCATCTTCGAGTTCTGGGCGGACTTCCTCGACCTGCCCAACGACACCGAAGCAGCCGTTGCCGCCCGCATGGAGCGCCAGAAGGTGCTGTACACCGGCGACCGGCGGTTTGTGTTCGTCCTGGAGGAGCAGACGCTACGAACCCGCGTCGGCGGCACAGACGTCATGCTCGGGCAGCTTGACCGTGTACTGGCCGTGATGTCGCTGCCGCGAGTGAGCCTGGGGATCATCCCCGCCGCTGGCGAGCGGAAATGCCTGGCGCAGGGCAGCTTCTGGATCTTCGACGAGCGGATGGTGCAGATCGAGACCATGTCAGCCGGGTTGGAGGTCACGCAGCCCCGTGAGATCGCGGTGTACTCACGGGCGTTCGCGCTCCTGCAGGCGTCGGCCGTCGTGGGCAAGCCAGCGCGGGAGATAATCAGCCGGGCGATTGCCGAGCTGCAGGAGCGGTGA
- a CDS encoding DUF6879 family protein → MEPISEEQRDGYFTSYQREALHLEMRDIYSTDIERSRFQTWLRGEPLDPEEEAVWWQPWFDLMAANVAAGKSFRRLRIVSEPVTDYIRFEWLDAFNLVKAGEDVRWLPRRKASTLLLPGNDCWMFDQETVAFTHFSGDGLVLDHEMTTDPDVVRSCWAAFEAAWVLATPHHEYKPA, encoded by the coding sequence GTGGAACCGATTTCCGAAGAGCAGCGCGACGGCTACTTCACGTCATACCAGCGGGAAGCGCTGCACCTCGAAATGCGAGACATCTACTCGACCGACATCGAACGGAGCCGGTTCCAGACCTGGCTACGCGGCGAACCGCTCGACCCCGAGGAAGAGGCGGTGTGGTGGCAGCCGTGGTTTGACCTGATGGCGGCCAACGTGGCGGCAGGTAAGAGCTTCCGGCGTCTGCGGATCGTGTCGGAGCCGGTCACCGACTACATCCGGTTCGAGTGGCTGGACGCCTTCAACCTCGTGAAGGCAGGTGAGGACGTGCGGTGGTTGCCGCGCCGCAAGGCGTCAACGCTCCTGCTGCCTGGCAATGACTGCTGGATGTTCGATCAGGAAACGGTGGCGTTCACGCACTTCTCGGGTGACGGCCTGGTGCTCGACCACGAGATGACCACCGACCCCGACGTGGTGCGCTCGTGCTGGGCGGCGTTCGAGGCCGCCTGGGTACTGGCCACCCCGCATCACGAGTACAAGCCCGCGTAA
- a CDS encoding CAP domain-containing protein — MTADFKGSFRESIDTLAASKMSLNPRALLYQANFARHLASIRGRKGFRLLPLRWDDRLEVAAAFHAVDMHERNFFAHQSPEGDGPGDRARAVGYVQGWIAENNARGADRAGEVHDAWVNSPEHYANIIDPKYKVFAAARSGIYWVEMFGSEVMAKEATWTLP, encoded by the coding sequence ATGACCGCTGACTTCAAGGGGAGTTTCAGAGAAAGCATCGACACATTGGCCGCCAGTAAGATGTCTCTTAACCCGCGGGCACTTCTCTACCAGGCAAACTTCGCCCGTCACCTGGCGAGTATTAGAGGCCGTAAGGGATTTCGCCTACTGCCGCTGCGCTGGGATGACCGGCTTGAAGTGGCGGCAGCGTTCCATGCCGTCGATATGCACGAGCGCAACTTTTTTGCTCACCAGTCGCCCGAGGGCGATGGTCCCGGTGATCGGGCACGGGCAGTGGGCTATGTGCAGGGCTGGATAGCCGAGAACAACGCCAGGGGCGCCGACCGGGCAGGCGAAGTACACGACGCCTGGGTCAACAGCCCAGAACACTATGCCAACATTATCGACCCGAAGTACAAAGTCTTTGCCGCCGCTAGATCCGGCATCTACTGGGTTGAGATGTTCGGTAGCGAAGTCATGGCTAAAGAAGCAACGTGGACGCTGCCATGA
- a CDS encoding DUF2637 domain-containing protein — MNSVVTAVPERPRDWWVTLGMAVSATSAAASSFSGLMSLAEVAGWTQFMAPLLPLTVDAYAMTATRVWLSGTATSARAQQFARSNAIGAILLSLAGNATWHLVKADLLDVGWVIVLGVGSVPPVVLGLISHLAVLRRQVDTPDRPQGPSTAVRTEYGPRYDDEAALLEAARAANAAHLAAHGKPITRDALRKTLRVSGQRATDVLRVLRKADPA; from the coding sequence ATGAATAGCGTCGTGACGGCTGTGCCCGAGCGCCCCCGCGATTGGTGGGTTACTTTGGGCATGGCCGTCTCGGCTACGTCGGCGGCGGCCAGTAGCTTCTCGGGTCTCATGTCCTTGGCTGAGGTGGCTGGTTGGACACAGTTCATGGCACCGCTGCTGCCGCTGACGGTGGATGCCTATGCGATGACAGCCACACGGGTGTGGCTGTCAGGTACCGCAACCTCCGCGAGGGCACAGCAATTCGCCAGAAGCAACGCCATCGGGGCAATTCTGTTATCGCTTGCCGGTAACGCGACATGGCACCTTGTTAAGGCCGACCTTCTGGACGTGGGCTGGGTCATCGTCCTCGGCGTGGGTTCTGTGCCGCCGGTAGTACTCGGGCTGATCTCGCATCTTGCGGTTCTGCGTCGCCAGGTGGATACACCGGACCGACCGCAAGGACCGAGTACGGCGGTTCGTACCGAGTACGGTCCCCGGTACGACGACGAGGCCGCCTTGCTGGAGGCGGCGCGGGCAGCGAACGCGGCGCACCTCGCCGCACACGGCAAGCCCATCACCCGTGACGCGTTGAGAAAAACCCTGAGGGTCAGCGGCCAGCGCGCGACTGACGTACTCCGGGTGTTGCGGAAGGCCGATCCAGCCTGA
- a CDS encoding type IV secretory system conjugative DNA transfer family protein, which yields MADLRWFDLSLPRDMELTSVVAVLRPLATRPRVGLTATTPLVVLEAWGTGGHVCWRLGLDGRIARSLPGQIMAHLPRLGVEPMTTPRPTVTVAADLRMYGMTRPLRTDTADAVSAGLLAALGQLGVNEAGVVQWLIGPSRQRQSPPASFDLGEALGLRQERQPDATATREWRDKTAEALFACRGRIGGSGAPARALAIVRRLADALKIANTPHTGLRLGAATKGRAAKLTAPTVPLTWSCLLNTSELAALVGWPITKAVGDELPLVGGHINPAPKSLLVAEDDAPDGERVIGESLHAGQRGQLVTMPVKTSLHHVQVVGPTGSGKSTLLASMILADIAAGRSTLVVEPRGDLINDVLARLPKDRRDRVVVIDPASSERVVGVNVLAGERTHAERRADEIVHLLSELHGGNLGPRSTDVLMHALVTAARLPDGTLCDVPVLLTSPAFRRMALAAVSDPMVLGPWWAGFEALSEPERGRYVAPLMNKLRPITGRDSLRRMLGQAAPRFDVDELFTTPGTVVLANLNRGLLGTPTANLLGALVLSQAWAAIQRRAALPPRRRQAVSIVVDEFQDFLRLPGGVDFGDALAQSRGLGVSWTLAHQHLDQLSSSQQAGVVANARSRVVFRPSPGDAKPLAAAFGGGLAGNDLLRLRAFEACVQLHLDSQPSRPFSVRTRPLPPWTGDPAALRKASVDRYGVDGTELDKAMTERWHNNQSPGRPVGVKRRATK from the coding sequence GTGGCTGACCTTCGCTGGTTCGACCTGAGCCTTCCCCGTGACATGGAGCTGACCAGTGTGGTCGCTGTGCTACGTCCGTTGGCGACTCGGCCGCGCGTCGGGCTAACGGCCACGACGCCGCTGGTCGTGCTTGAGGCATGGGGAACGGGCGGCCATGTCTGCTGGCGGCTTGGGCTGGACGGCCGCATCGCGCGCAGCCTGCCGGGTCAGATCATGGCGCATCTTCCCCGCCTCGGCGTTGAGCCGATGACAACGCCACGGCCCACCGTGACGGTCGCCGCCGACCTGCGCATGTACGGGATGACGAGGCCGCTGCGGACGGACACCGCCGACGCGGTGTCAGCGGGGCTGCTGGCCGCCCTCGGACAGCTCGGCGTGAACGAGGCCGGTGTCGTGCAGTGGCTCATCGGGCCAAGCCGCCAGCGGCAGTCCCCGCCTGCGAGCTTCGATCTGGGCGAAGCGCTCGGACTCCGCCAGGAGCGGCAGCCGGACGCCACGGCCACTCGGGAGTGGCGGGACAAGACGGCCGAGGCGCTGTTCGCCTGTCGCGGCCGGATCGGCGGAAGCGGAGCACCGGCCAGGGCGCTTGCCATCGTCCGCCGTCTGGCTGACGCGCTCAAAATCGCCAACACGCCGCACACCGGGCTGCGGCTCGGTGCCGCGACGAAGGGGCGCGCTGCGAAGCTCACCGCTCCCACGGTGCCGCTTACCTGGTCCTGCCTGCTGAACACCTCCGAGTTAGCCGCGCTTGTCGGCTGGCCGATCACCAAGGCTGTGGGCGACGAACTGCCCCTTGTCGGCGGGCACATCAACCCGGCGCCCAAATCGCTGCTGGTGGCCGAGGACGACGCGCCGGACGGAGAGCGGGTAATCGGCGAGAGCTTGCACGCCGGTCAACGCGGCCAGTTGGTGACCATGCCAGTCAAAACGAGTCTGCATCACGTCCAGGTCGTCGGTCCGACCGGCTCAGGCAAGTCAACGTTGTTGGCCTCAATGATCCTCGCGGACATCGCCGCTGGCCGCTCCACGCTGGTGGTCGAGCCGCGCGGCGACCTGATCAACGATGTTCTCGCCCGGCTGCCGAAAGACCGCCGAGACCGCGTGGTGGTCATCGACCCGGCCAGCAGCGAGCGCGTCGTAGGCGTGAACGTCCTGGCTGGTGAGCGCACCCATGCTGAGCGTCGTGCCGACGAGATAGTGCACCTGCTGAGCGAACTACACGGCGGCAACCTTGGCCCGCGCAGTACCGATGTGCTGATGCACGCGCTGGTCACCGCCGCGCGTCTGCCGGACGGGACATTGTGCGACGTGCCGGTGCTCCTGACCAGTCCGGCGTTTCGGCGTATGGCGCTCGCTGCGGTCAGTGACCCGATGGTGCTCGGGCCGTGGTGGGCGGGCTTCGAGGCGTTGTCGGAGCCAGAGCGTGGCAGGTACGTCGCCCCGCTGATGAACAAGCTGCGCCCAATCACCGGCCGGGATAGCTTGCGCCGGATGCTCGGCCAGGCCGCCCCGCGCTTCGACGTGGACGAACTGTTCACCACGCCGGGGACGGTGGTGTTGGCAAACCTCAACCGCGGCCTGCTAGGAACACCGACCGCGAACCTGTTGGGTGCCCTCGTGCTCAGCCAAGCATGGGCAGCGATCCAGCGCCGCGCCGCACTACCGCCAAGGAGGCGCCAAGCAGTATCCATCGTAGTCGATGAATTTCAGGATTTCCTGCGGCTGCCTGGCGGCGTGGACTTCGGCGACGCACTCGCACAGTCGCGCGGGTTGGGCGTTTCCTGGACGCTTGCGCATCAGCATCTCGACCAACTCAGCTCCAGCCAGCAAGCCGGGGTCGTGGCCAACGCGCGTTCCCGCGTCGTGTTTCGCCCGTCACCCGGCGACGCCAAACCGCTCGCTGCGGCGTTCGGCGGCGGGCTCGCCGGTAACGATCTGCTGAGGCTGCGCGCGTTCGAAGCGTGTGTGCAACTCCACCTTGATAGCCAGCCATCCCGTCCGTTCTCCGTGCGCACCCGGCCCCTGCCGCCGTGGACAGGTGATCCGGCTGCTCTGCGCAAGGCCAGCGTTGATCGCTACGGCGTAGACGGAACCGAGCTGGACAAGGCCATGACCGAGCGATGGCACAACAACCAGAGTCCCGGCAGACCTGTCGGCGTGAAGAGGAGGGCGACGAAATGA
- a CDS encoding replication-relaxation family protein yields the protein MNANTPAGRPTDPVNSSSPLTCADGSLPTTTVEPLPARPSADRTQALRDRLSDRDVAVLRSLATLRLLTGGQARRLHVADGSAATQSRRARALLQRLADLKLVVRLGRRVGGVRAGSAGYVYGLSGHGQAVLAVEGPMGGRRRRVWETSPSFQDHVLGVAEVYVRLVEAERTGSLEMLDFQAEPPAWRTFPGANGPAVLKPDAFVRLGVDDLEHSAFLEIDRSTESVPTIVRKCRTYVAYWQSGIEQAEHEVFPRVLWLAADARGAQRITQALTQMPRDAQHLFQVTFLESAVPVLTATARGGRMV from the coding sequence ATGAACGCGAACACCCCTGCCGGTCGCCCTACCGATCCCGTCAACTCGTCATCACCCCTGACATGCGCAGATGGCTCGTTGCCCACAACGACTGTCGAGCCGTTACCGGCTCGACCCAGCGCCGACCGAACCCAGGCGCTACGTGACCGGCTCAGCGACCGTGACGTTGCCGTGCTCCGATCTTTGGCGACGCTGCGATTGCTAACCGGCGGCCAGGCGCGACGACTGCACGTCGCCGATGGGTCAGCCGCAACCCAAAGCCGGAGGGCGCGCGCCCTCCTCCAACGTCTCGCGGACCTCAAGCTCGTCGTCCGTCTCGGCCGCCGCGTCGGTGGCGTGCGAGCCGGGAGTGCGGGCTACGTCTATGGCTTGTCTGGCCACGGGCAAGCGGTCCTGGCTGTCGAAGGTCCGATGGGTGGCCGACGCCGGCGCGTCTGGGAGACAAGCCCCAGTTTTCAAGATCACGTCCTTGGCGTGGCGGAGGTGTACGTGCGCCTGGTGGAGGCCGAGCGCACGGGAAGTCTGGAGATGCTCGACTTCCAGGCCGAACCTCCGGCGTGGCGGACGTTCCCCGGCGCGAATGGACCTGCCGTACTCAAGCCCGACGCCTTCGTGCGTCTCGGCGTGGACGACCTGGAGCACAGCGCGTTCCTGGAGATCGACCGGAGTACGGAGAGCGTACCGACCATCGTCCGCAAGTGCCGTACATACGTCGCCTACTGGCAAAGCGGCATCGAACAAGCCGAACACGAGGTATTCCCTCGCGTGCTGTGGCTGGCGGCCGACGCCCGTGGTGCTCAGCGCATCACCCAAGCGCTCACCCAGATGCCACGCGATGCCCAGCACCTGTTCCAGGTGACGTTCCTGGAGAGCGCTGTACCAGTCCTTACCGCCACGGCCAGGGGAGGCCGTATGGTGTGA
- a CDS encoding DNA-methyltransferase, with translation MRTRLAELPSGSIDTAITSPPYYRLRDYGHPGQLGLEPDVDGWTSNLVEVCRHVARVLKPGGSLWLNVGDSYSSHDRQGAPKKSLLLGPQRLAVALMKDGWLVRNQVIWAKTNPMPSSVADRLSCTYEVMFLLVRSPQYYFDLDLIRQPLVTSAKKRRNTNSYRYLPDEAMPPDIGFDDDRGLNHLKAEGRAGHPLGKNPGDVWQLPTAGYRGAHFATFPLRLAEQPLLATCPERVCAACGEPWRREPVDRDREKPHLGQLRPGCDCRAGSTPGVVLDPFMGAGTVALAAETHGREWIGTELNPTFAALARRRLADWRERQRR, from the coding sequence GTGCGCACGCGGCTCGCGGAACTGCCCAGCGGCAGCATCGACACCGCGATCACCAGCCCGCCGTACTACCGCTTGCGCGACTACGGCCATCCAGGACAACTTGGCCTGGAGCCGGACGTTGACGGCTGGACGTCCAACCTGGTCGAGGTCTGCCGCCACGTGGCCCGAGTGCTCAAGCCGGGCGGGTCGCTGTGGCTGAACGTCGGCGACTCCTATTCCAGCCACGACCGCCAGGGCGCACCGAAGAAGAGCTTGCTACTCGGGCCTCAGCGGTTGGCAGTCGCCCTGATGAAGGACGGCTGGTTGGTCCGTAACCAGGTGATTTGGGCGAAGACCAACCCAATGCCGTCCAGCGTGGCCGACCGGCTGAGCTGCACCTACGAAGTGATGTTCCTACTCGTCCGATCTCCGCAATACTACTTCGACCTGGACCTGATACGGCAGCCGCTCGTCACGTCCGCGAAGAAACGCCGCAACACGAACAGCTACCGCTACCTGCCCGACGAGGCCATGCCGCCGGACATCGGCTTCGACGACGACCGCGGCCTTAACCACCTCAAGGCTGAGGGGCGCGCCGGGCACCCCCTCGGCAAGAATCCCGGCGATGTCTGGCAGTTGCCAACGGCTGGCTACCGTGGCGCGCACTTCGCCACCTTCCCGCTCCGGCTGGCAGAACAACCCCTACTGGCCACCTGTCCCGAACGGGTCTGCGCCGCTTGTGGCGAGCCGTGGCGGCGGGAACCAGTCGACCGCGACAGGGAGAAGCCGCACCTCGGCCAACTGCGGCCGGGCTGCGATTGCCGGGCTGGCAGTACACCGGGCGTCGTGCTCGACCCGTTCATGGGCGCGGGAACGGTCGCCCTCGCCGCTGAGACGCACGGCCGGGAATGGATCGGCACCGAGCTGAACCCGACGTTCGCGGCGCTGGCACGACGTCGGCTTGCGGACTGGCGGGAGCGACAGCGCCGGTGA
- a CDS encoding alpha/beta hydrolase, producing the protein MEPDLLGPPYERHTIDLGRDDEGPVVATLIRRRAERPTGRAVLYVHGFVDYFFQTHVADFFVTRGWDFYALDLRKYGRSLLPHQTANFCRDLGDYFPELDAAAQIVRTEDGHDTLLAMGHSTGGLIISLWAHARRDSGLVDGLFLNSPFFDLNAPWFVRRPLAAAVARVGRRAPHRILPFGLGTVYGESLHADHRGEWTYDLAWKPLAGFPVRAGWLDAVRTGQRRLRAGLDIPVPVLLACSTRSFRGTKWQDAASLADAVLDVEHMVRWAPRLGQHVTMARFDGGLHDLTLSGPAVRERVFDEVGRWAEAFLEPGPTTPHPTPPGPRRSAENGSGPAADATPHADADA; encoded by the coding sequence GTGGAACCCGACCTGCTGGGCCCGCCGTACGAGCGGCACACCATCGACCTGGGCCGCGACGACGAGGGGCCGGTGGTGGCCACCCTGATCCGGCGCCGCGCCGAGCGCCCGACCGGGCGTGCCGTGCTCTACGTGCACGGCTTCGTCGACTACTTCTTCCAGACCCACGTCGCCGACTTCTTCGTCACCCGCGGCTGGGACTTCTACGCGCTGGACCTGCGCAAGTACGGCCGCAGCCTGCTGCCGCACCAGACCGCCAACTTCTGCCGCGACCTCGGCGACTACTTCCCCGAACTGGACGCCGCCGCCCAGATCGTCCGCACCGAGGACGGGCACGACACCCTGCTGGCCATGGGCCACTCGACCGGCGGCCTGATCATCTCGCTCTGGGCGCACGCCCGCCGCGACAGCGGTCTGGTCGACGGCCTGTTCCTCAACAGCCCCTTCTTCGACCTCAACGCACCCTGGTTCGTGCGCCGACCCCTCGCGGCCGCCGTCGCGCGCGTGGGCCGCAGGGCGCCGCACCGCATCCTGCCGTTCGGGCTCGGCACCGTGTACGGCGAGAGCCTTCACGCCGACCACCGCGGCGAGTGGACGTACGACCTGGCCTGGAAACCGCTCGCCGGCTTCCCGGTCCGGGCCGGCTGGCTGGACGCCGTCCGCACCGGCCAACGGCGGCTACGCGCCGGGCTGGACATCCCGGTGCCGGTGCTGCTCGCCTGCTCCACCCGCTCGTTCCGGGGGACCAAGTGGCAGGACGCGGCGAGCCTCGCCGACGCCGTGCTCGACGTGGAACACATGGTCCGCTGGGCACCCCGCCTCGGCCAACACGTCACCATGGCCCGCTTCGACGGTGGCCTGCACGACCTGACCCTCTCCGGCCCCGCCGTACGCGAAAGGGTCTTCGACGAGGTCGGCCGATGGGCCGAGGCGTTCCTCGAACCCGGGCCGACCACCCCCCACCCGACCCCGCCCGGTCCCCGACGCTCGGCGGAGAACGGCTCCGGGCCGGCGGCGGACGCCACGCCGCACGCGGACGCGGACGCCTGA
- a CDS encoding HPF/RaiA family ribosome-associated protein: MSPNPAIVAECLRLGAGFAQADREWIVAQFATLDARLATFHADATELELSVKDREAKGQKVTLECWIAGRQKIVTTSTEEDLHAALNDARDDLRRRLNDAKTRQEPRNNKHLRVNTPPGEATPGDEPADELAGAGTTDES; the protein is encoded by the coding sequence ATGAGCCCGAATCCGGCCATCGTGGCAGAGTGCCTCCGGCTCGGCGCCGGCTTCGCACAGGCCGACCGGGAGTGGATCGTCGCGCAGTTCGCCACCCTCGACGCCCGCCTGGCCACCTTCCACGCGGACGCCACCGAACTGGAGCTGTCGGTCAAGGACCGGGAGGCCAAGGGCCAGAAGGTCACGCTGGAGTGCTGGATCGCCGGCCGGCAGAAGATCGTCACCACCTCGACCGAGGAGGACCTGCACGCCGCGCTCAACGACGCCCGCGACGACCTGCGCCGCCGGCTCAACGACGCGAAGACCCGGCAGGAGCCGCGCAACAACAAGCACCTGCGGGTGAACACCCCGCCCGGAGAGGCCACGCCGGGCGACGAGCCCGCCGACGAACTGGCCGGCGCCGGGACGACCGACGAAAGCTGA
- the ssb gene encoding single-stranded DNA-binding protein — protein MFDTHVTIVGNVLTAPEWRRTTQSNTLVANFKVASTARRLDRDSGRWVDGNSLRVRVNCWRKLAEGVAASVMVGDPVVVCGRLYTRDWTDDAGNHRTLYELEAVAVGHDLSRGRGRFLRNRPSLATSAVSDAEADDRVHGEPTEPVPVDQAPAHPDHRAVDDDVELPDLAPSRVGSPVVGSYRPGPGDLPAGADHVPAPADDDLLPADPFDEFTEADEPVSAELAPAHPEAPAHPEGLPRPRGSRAGDGARAGVGGTSGGIGAGVAGTGRGRRGRGRLPQPA, from the coding sequence ATGTTCGACACTCATGTCACGATCGTCGGAAACGTGCTTACCGCCCCGGAATGGCGTCGAACCACGCAGAGCAACACCCTGGTGGCCAACTTCAAGGTCGCCTCGACCGCTCGGCGCCTCGACCGCGACAGCGGACGCTGGGTCGACGGCAACAGCCTGCGCGTGCGCGTCAACTGCTGGCGGAAGCTCGCCGAGGGGGTGGCCGCCTCGGTGATGGTCGGCGACCCGGTGGTGGTCTGCGGTCGCCTCTACACCCGCGACTGGACCGACGACGCCGGCAACCACCGCACGCTGTACGAGTTGGAGGCCGTCGCGGTCGGCCACGACCTGTCCCGGGGGCGTGGGCGGTTCCTGCGTAACCGGCCCAGCCTGGCCACCAGCGCGGTCTCCGACGCCGAGGCCGACGACCGGGTGCACGGCGAGCCGACCGAGCCGGTGCCGGTCGACCAGGCGCCCGCCCATCCCGACCACCGCGCGGTCGACGACGACGTCGAGCTGCCCGATCTCGCCCCGTCGCGGGTCGGGTCGCCCGTCGTCGGCAGCTATCGCCCTGGCCCGGGCGACCTGCCCGCCGGAGCCGACCACGTGCCGGCTCCGGCGGACGACGACCTGCTCCCGGCCGACCCGTTCGACGAGTTCACCGAGGCCGACGAGCCGGTTTCCGCCGAACTGGCCCCGGCGCACCCGGAGGCCCCGGCGCACCCGGAGGGGCTCCCGCGCCCGAGGGGCTCCCGCGCCGGAGACGGAGCCCGAGCAGGAGTTGGCGGCACGTCCGGAGGAATCGGGGCGGGCGTCGCGGGGACCGGGCGCGGGCGACGGGGGCGCGGGCGGCTGCCGCAGCCCGCGTGA